A single genomic interval of Lathyrus oleraceus cultivar Zhongwan6 chromosome 7, CAAS_Psat_ZW6_1.0, whole genome shotgun sequence harbors:
- the LOC127101993 gene encoding uncharacterized protein LOC127101993, translating into MGPNVKDNPMPSHGPSSVNNIEVCLNEQRVTKIEEIRQSLVEIHFVLCAHGLFQHDHQICGTCSVNSRGCRKIQDDLQGVLDQGLIQISRQVSSPESQEQEVNVIIPCFNIPEKVEIAYHPREPVVICPPGPMPYTSDKAVSYRYATTIIENGKEVEIKTLASVTNIAANSRMTRSGRVFALPVIPSRNVEKDPVVVVPVTREAEGQTSNSTLDKETDELLRIIKLSDYKVVDQLLQTPSKISILSLLLNSAVHREALLKVLDQAFVEQDITAEQFNNVVGSITSCNGLGFCDEELPEEGKNHNFALHISANCQGDSLSNILIDIGSSLNVMPKSTLLKLKYKGGQMRHSGIIVKAFDGSRKTVIGEVDLPIGIGPHVFQITFQVMDIVPAYSCLLRRPWIHEAGAITSTLHQKLKFVKNGQIVTVNGEQAMLISHLSSFSVIEVDETAVQTPFQALTIDDYKKSEGSIASFKDAQQIVKTGPTEMWGKVIELSENVNHAGLGFVDGKQVQTSVVQPFKDIFHSGGFINMVAVEEDTFGERQKTKAPDL; encoded by the coding sequence ATGGGTCCCAATGTGAAGGACAATCCAATGCCAAGTCATGGTCCTTCATCAGTGAACAATATAGAAGTTTGTCTCAATGAACAACGTGTTACGAAGATAGAGGAGATTCGGCAGTCTTTGGTTGAAATTCATTTTGTTTTATGTGCTCATGGTCTATTCCAACATGACCACCAGATCTGTGGTACATGTTCAGTCAATTCAAGAGGTTGTAGAAAGATTCAAGATGATTTGCAAGGCGTCCTAGATCAGGGTTTGATTCAGATTTCTAGACAAGTGAGTTCTCCAGAATCACAAGAACAAGAGGTGAATGTCATCATTCCTTGCTTCAACATTCCAGAGAAAGTAGAGATAGCTTATCATCCGAGGGAGCCAGTGGTGATTTGCCCTCCGGGCCCAATGCCTTACACTTCAGATAAAGCGGTCTCCTACCGCTATGCAACAACTATTATTGAGAACGGTAAAGAGGTCGAGATTAAAACCTTAGCCTCAGTTACCAATATCGCAGCAAATAGCCGAATGACGCGCAGTGGCCGCGTGTTCGCTCTGCCGGTTATCCCAAGTAGAAATGTTGAGAAAGATCCAGTAGTCGTGGTACCAGTGACAAGAGAAGCAGAAGGGCAAACAAGCAATTCAACCCTTGACAAAGAAACAGATGAACTACTCAGAATTATCAAGCTCAGTGACTACAAAGTGGTAGATCAGTTGCTacagacaccgtcaaaaatctcgaTCCTGTCCTTATTATTGAACTCAGCTGTCCACAGAGAAGCACTACTGAAGGTGCTTGATCAAGCCTTTGTAGAACAGGATATAACAGCAGAGCAGTTCAACAATGTTGTAGGCAGCATCACTTCGTGCAATGGCTTAggcttttgtgatgaagaactgCCAGAAGAAGGAAAGAATCACAACTTCGCTCTCCATATCTCAGCCAATTGTCAAGGGGATTCTTTGTCTAATATCCTAATTGACATCGGTTCATCTCTGAATGTCATGCCCAAGTCTACCTTGTTGAAGCTAAAGTACAAAGGGGGGCAAATGCGGCACAGTGGAATTATTGTGAAAGCGTTCGATGGATCAAGAAAAACAGTCATTGGAGAAGTTGATTTGCCTATTGGTATTGGACCACACGTattccagatcactttccaggttatggacataGTGCCAGCTTATAGTTGTCTGCTCAGAcgcccatggattcatgaggcgggTGCCATTACATCCACGttacaccaaaagttaaagtttgtcaagaatgggcAAATAGTGACGGTTAATGGGGAGCAGGCTATGCTGATTAGCCACCTTTCATCGTTTAGTGTGATAGAAGTAGACGAGACGGCTGTTCAAACTCCATTTCAGGCCCTGACCATCGATGATTACAAGAAAAGTGAAGGTTCAATCGCGTCATTCAAAGACGCCCAGCAGATTGTCAAGACAGGTCCTACAGAAATGTGGGGCAAGGTGATAGAGTTGTCAGAAAACGTTAACCATGCAGGATTAGGCTTTGTTGATGGAAAACAAGTGCAGACTTCAGTGGTGCAACCTTTCAAAGATATCTTTCACAGCGGTGGGTTTATCAACATGGTAGCAGTTGAGGAGGATACTTTTGGGGAAAGACAGAAGACGAAGGCCCCAGATTTGTGA